Proteins encoded together in one Lachnospiraceae bacterium JLR.KK008 window:
- the garR gene encoding 2-hydroxy-3-oxopropionate reductase, with product MKVGFIGLGIMGKPMAKNLLKEQVQLVVSDLNKAAVQELTELGAETGSYKEIGQTCDIILTILPSGGIVQDVLFGEGGVAEGLSAGKLVCDMSSVTPGESRTCYEKLKEIGVGFVDAPVSGGEPGAIAGSLAIMCGGDEADFAKLQPLFAILGNSSLLIGGSGSGSVTKLANQIIVNLGIATVSEALVLATKAGADPMKVYQAIRGGLAGSAVLDAKAPMMCARNFVPGGKISINHKDIKNVINTAHDLDVPLPLTAELFEIMQALKVGGHMDEDHAGIVQYFEKLADVEVKSEMPL from the coding sequence ATGAAAGTAGGGTTTATCGGGCTTGGTATTATGGGAAAGCCTATGGCAAAAAATTTATTGAAGGAACAGGTACAGCTGGTTGTCTCCGATCTGAATAAAGCTGCGGTGCAGGAGCTGACGGAGCTTGGGGCGGAAACAGGCAGCTATAAAGAGATCGGGCAGACATGTGACATCATATTGACAATTCTTCCAAGCGGCGGTATTGTTCAGGATGTTTTATTTGGGGAAGGCGGCGTCGCAGAAGGGCTGTCGGCCGGGAAACTGGTGTGCGATATGTCCAGTGTGACGCCCGGAGAGAGCAGGACCTGTTATGAGAAACTGAAGGAGATCGGCGTCGGTTTTGTGGATGCGCCTGTCAGCGGCGGGGAGCCGGGGGCGATAGCAGGGAGTCTTGCGATCATGTGTGGCGGCGACGAGGCCGATTTTGCAAAGCTGCAGCCTTTGTTTGCCATTCTCGGAAACAGCAGTCTGCTGATCGGCGGCAGCGGAAGCGGCAGTGTGACGAAACTGGCAAATCAGATTATTGTAAATCTTGGTATCGCGACCGTGTCGGAGGCTCTGGTGCTGGCGACCAAAGCGGGCGCCGATCCGATGAAGGTATATCAGGCGATCCGGGGAGGTCTTGCCGGAAGCGCAGTGCTGGATGCCAAAGCGCCGATGATGTGTGCGAGAAATTTTGTGCCGGGTGGTAAGATCAGTATTAACCATAAGGATATTAAAAACGTGATCAACACAGCGCATGATCTGGATGTGCCGCTTCCGCTGACAGCGGAATTGTTTGAGATCATGCAGGCGCTGAAGGTAGGCGGTCACATGGATGAAGATCATGCAGGGATTGTACAGTATTTTGAGAAACTGGCGGATGTGGAAGTGAAATCAGAGATGCCTCTTTGA